One Nitrosopumilus piranensis genomic region harbors:
- the cobS gene encoding adenosylcobinamide-GDP ribazoletransferase, which translates to MLKEIGSVFSFLTIFPSSNATLENIAKYMYIFPIVGIAIGLLVGSFGFGLSFFFDPLLVSLLVVASIAIVTGIHHADGLADFADGLMVKGTKEKKLKAMKDLSTGSAGIVGLVLYLVGLIITISLTSGFDLFKAILISEILAKFSMVLLASLGKSATLGSNSPFVHVMKDKKKLAAAFIIMLIPVTLIGETTGLIMLGVTIALTLFLLGVSTRSFGGITGDVIGATNELTRLASLMVFVSI; encoded by the coding sequence ATGCTTAAGGAAATAGGTTCTGTTTTTTCTTTCTTGACAATATTTCCATCATCAAATGCAACTTTGGAAAATATTGCAAAATACATGTATATTTTTCCTATAGTTGGAATTGCAATTGGACTTTTAGTTGGCTCTTTTGGATTTGGATTATCTTTCTTTTTTGATCCACTGCTTGTTAGTCTCTTAGTTGTTGCATCTATTGCAATTGTTACTGGCATACATCATGCCGATGGATTGGCAGATTTTGCAGACGGACTTATGGTAAAGGGGACAAAAGAAAAAAAACTCAAAGCAATGAAAGATCTTTCTACTGGTTCAGCAGGAATTGTTGGACTTGTTTTGTATCTTGTTGGTTTGATAATTACGATCTCACTTACTAGTGGGTTTGATTTGTTTAAAGCAATTTTGATTAGTGAAATTCTAGCTAAATTCTCAATGGTGCTTTTGGCAAGCTTGGGAAAATCTGCTACACTAGGCTCAAATTCACCTTTCGTGCATGTCATGAAAGACAAGAAAAAATTAGCAGCAGCTTTTATCATCATGCTCATCCCTGTAACTTTGATAGGCGAGACTACTGGATTGATAATGCTAGGAGTTACTATCGCTTTGACACTATTCCTATTGGGAGTATCTACTCGTAGTTTTGGTGGAATAACTGGTGATGTAATTGGTGCTACCAATGAACTTACAAGATTAGCCTCTTTGATGGTGTTTGTATCAATATGA
- a CDS encoding 30S ribosomal protein S27e, whose product MKKDHVEIPKPSSKFQKVNCNECGELQIVYSHASTQIACNSCGNTIAEATGSKAKINGKISGSAE is encoded by the coding sequence ATGAAAAAAGATCACGTTGAGATTCCAAAACCATCAAGTAAATTTCAAAAAGTTAATTGCAATGAATGTGGTGAACTACAAATTGTTTATTCACATGCATCAACACAAATTGCATGCAATTCATGTGGAAACACAATTGCAGAGGCAACAGGCTCTAAAGCAAAAATTAATGGGAAAATCTCAGGTAGTGCTGAGTAA
- the asd gene encoding aspartate-semialdehyde dehydrogenase: MEKKRVAIIGVTGSVGQEFVQSLNNHPWFEVTQIAASERSAGKKYLDAIRNEGGIIMWDVGGEIPDYIKEMTVKRIDELDTSQLDLIFSAVESQAARDIETKMAAELPVVSTSSAYRYEEDVPILIPGVNDEQAELLETQKKNRNWKGFVAPLPNCTTTGLAITLKPLLEKYGAKKVMMTSMQAISGGGKSGVSAMGITDNILPYIPKEEGKVRLETRKILGKLKDGKIEDADIRVSCTCTRVPVIDGHTESVFVETTEYIDPAKAKELYNNYNKEISVEGLPSAPKEYYAFHEDPTRPQPRMEREVGDGMTTTIGRVEKEELFDKGLKYMLFSHNKKMGSAKGAVLLAEMLYKKGKI, translated from the coding sequence ATGGAGAAGAAAAGAGTTGCAATAATAGGAGTCACAGGTTCTGTAGGACAAGAATTCGTACAGTCTTTGAATAACCACCCATGGTTTGAGGTAACCCAAATTGCAGCTTCTGAGCGTTCTGCAGGCAAAAAGTATCTTGATGCTATCAGAAACGAAGGTGGAATTATCATGTGGGATGTTGGCGGCGAGATCCCAGATTATATCAAAGAAATGACTGTTAAAAGAATTGACGAGCTTGATACATCACAGTTAGATCTAATATTTTCAGCAGTTGAATCTCAAGCTGCAAGAGACATTGAAACCAAAATGGCAGCAGAATTACCGGTAGTTTCAACTAGTTCTGCATACAGATACGAAGAAGATGTTCCAATTCTTATTCCAGGTGTAAACGATGAGCAGGCTGAACTGCTTGAGACTCAAAAGAAAAACCGTAACTGGAAAGGATTTGTAGCACCACTACCAAACTGTACAACTACAGGTTTAGCAATTACACTAAAACCATTACTTGAAAAATATGGTGCAAAAAAAGTCATGATGACTTCAATGCAAGCAATTTCAGGTGGTGGAAAGTCAGGGGTTTCTGCAATGGGAATTACAGATAATATCTTGCCTTACATTCCAAAAGAGGAAGGCAAAGTAAGGTTAGAAACAAGAAAAATTCTTGGAAAACTCAAAGACGGTAAAATTGAAGATGCAGACATTAGAGTTAGCTGCACATGTACTAGAGTTCCAGTAATTGATGGACATACAGAATCAGTCTTTGTTGAAACTACTGAATATATTGACCCAGCAAAAGCAAAAGAGCTTTACAATAATTACAATAAAGAAATATCAGTAGAAGGGTTACCTTCAGCTCCAAAAGAATACTATGCATTCCATGAAGATCCAACAAGACCTCAACCAAGAATGGAAAGAGAAGTTGGTGATGGAATGACCACAACGATTGGTAGAGTTGAAAAAGAAGAATTGTTTGACAAGGGACTAAAATACATGCTGTTTTCACATAACAAAAAAATGGGTTCAGCAAAAGGCGCAGTGTTATTAGCTGAAATGTTATACAAAAAGGGCAAGATTTAG
- a CDS encoding Lrp/AsnC family transcriptional regulator → MGYNVKALTGINMDTKKRDHIISELFKIDGVREVAEVTGRFDILVTMYSKSLDQMHKMVSERIGRIEGIQSSESFIEMKSRAKAMPYMPSKDSD, encoded by the coding sequence TTGGGATACAATGTTAAAGCATTAACTGGAATCAATATGGACACAAAAAAACGTGATCATATAATTTCAGAATTATTCAAGATTGACGGAGTAAGAGAAGTGGCAGAAGTTACTGGAAGATTTGATATTCTTGTTACAATGTATTCAAAATCATTGGATCAGATGCATAAAATGGTCTCAGAGAGAATTGGAAGGATTGAAGGCATTCAGTCTTCAGAGTCGTTTATTGAGATGAAATCACGTGCCAAAGCAATGCCATATATGCCATCAAAGGATAGTGATTAA
- a CDS encoding adenine deaminase yields the protein MGEKKADLILKNCNLLSVYTREIIPKTQIAIIGDRIAYVGPDATHAQGPKTKIVDVKNNYVGPGFADPHLHIDQFVLPSEFAKQALLCGVTSLFSDPIDVVSVGGYKGFQEFLKLGEDLPVRIFQVVPGGLPVDAKFSNSKTLTLYQEKSAVKHPHVLGLGEVFSWTKVTLREPKTMKSLSTMLECDCIINGHTAGASEKKLNAYVSSGILSCHEPINFDQVLERLRLGMWIMIREGSIRRDLKEIIPRVLSHGTYLNRLMFCSDGLDPKDISKFGHIDHCIRESIKLGLEPIDAVTMASKNNFDYYNMGKDLGGIAPGKLADILIFNDLKSFKPKTVFVGGKLAVSNGKIVFPIKKKTISPWIKNTVKLQKFSKDDFQVKSKKKDVVANTIFMQTEIITKIGSAQLQSKNDLVSASLDSDVWKVAAFDRTHGTNRHAIGFLENFGADIGAFASTWSFHENDMIVIGSNDSDMAFASNHLIKNQGGLVVVKSGEVLASLPLQFAGIVSTDSFDKVSSNFEKINNSIVDSGCKFSRPHLIPLFLPFLALPSVRILSGGIVDVKKRSYISPIN from the coding sequence ATGGGTGAAAAAAAAGCAGATCTAATTTTGAAAAATTGTAATTTACTTTCTGTTTATACTCGTGAAATCATTCCAAAAACTCAGATTGCAATAATTGGTGATAGAATTGCATATGTTGGTCCAGATGCAACACATGCACAAGGTCCTAAAACCAAAATTGTTGATGTAAAAAACAATTATGTTGGTCCTGGTTTTGCAGATCCTCATTTACATATTGATCAATTTGTTCTTCCTTCAGAATTTGCAAAACAAGCACTTCTTTGCGGCGTAACTTCTCTTTTCTCTGATCCTATTGATGTTGTTAGTGTAGGTGGGTACAAGGGATTTCAAGAATTTTTAAAATTAGGAGAAGATCTTCCAGTAAGAATTTTTCAAGTTGTACCTGGTGGACTACCTGTTGATGCAAAATTTAGTAACAGTAAAACTCTTACTTTGTATCAAGAAAAATCTGCAGTAAAACATCCTCATGTTCTTGGATTGGGTGAGGTTTTCTCTTGGACAAAGGTTACTCTTCGTGAACCAAAAACAATGAAATCTCTTTCAACAATGCTAGAATGTGATTGCATTATCAATGGACACACTGCTGGCGCAAGTGAAAAAAAATTGAATGCCTATGTTTCTTCTGGAATTCTTTCTTGTCATGAACCAATCAATTTTGATCAAGTATTGGAGAGATTACGTCTTGGAATGTGGATTATGATTAGAGAAGGCTCTATAAGACGTGATTTGAAAGAAATTATTCCAAGAGTTTTGTCTCATGGCACATATCTCAACCGATTAATGTTTTGCTCAGATGGTCTTGATCCAAAGGATATCTCAAAATTTGGTCATATTGATCATTGTATTCGTGAATCAATCAAACTTGGCTTAGAGCCAATTGATGCAGTAACTATGGCATCAAAAAATAATTTTGATTACTATAACATGGGAAAAGATCTTGGTGGAATTGCACCTGGTAAATTAGCTGATATTCTAATTTTTAATGATTTGAAATCATTTAAACCTAAAACTGTGTTTGTAGGAGGAAAACTTGCAGTATCTAATGGAAAAATTGTTTTTCCAATAAAGAAAAAAACAATATCTCCTTGGATCAAAAATACTGTCAAACTACAAAAATTCTCAAAAGATGATTTTCAAGTAAAGTCTAAAAAGAAAGATGTTGTGGCAAATACTATTTTTATGCAAACAGAAATAATTACAAAGATAGGTTCAGCTCAACTTCAGTCAAAAAATGATCTTGTTTCTGCATCTTTGGATTCAGATGTATGGAAAGTTGCTGCTTTTGATAGAACCCATGGAACGAATAGGCATGCTATAGGATTTCTTGAAAATTTTGGTGCAGATATTGGGGCATTTGCTTCTACGTGGAGTTTTCATGAAAACGATATGATAGTTATTGGTTCAAATGACTCTGATATGGCGTTTGCATCAAATCACTTAATCAAAAATCAGGGTGGACTTGTTGTAGTAAAATCTGGCGAAGTTCTTGCTTCTTTACCTCTACAGTTTGCAGGGATCGTTTCAACAGATTCATTTGACAAAGTATCATCTAATTTTGAAAAAATCAATAACTCAATTGTTGATTCTGGATGTAAATTTTCCAGACCTCATCTAATTCCTTTGTTTTTGCCTTTTTTGGCTTTACCTTCTGTTAGAATCCTTTCAGGTGGTATTGTTGATGTAAAAAAACGGAGTTACATCTCACCGATCAACTAA
- a CDS encoding NTP transferase domain-containing protein: MIGIVMAGGKGSRMNLDDEKLLLQYKKPIILHVIDSLKNSNYFSKIIAITSPNSPKTKTLLEENNIEIFDTSGIGYVEDLNSVLQKFNDSILVASGDMPLLDNEIIQTIVNHYDSQKTWTSILVTDRLLTSIGIKSDYSIIHNQQKCHFTGISLINSQKINSLENVEENYVVIDDKRIALNLNTKQDYDLLSTT, translated from the coding sequence ATGATTGGTATTGTTATGGCTGGTGGCAAAGGTTCTCGTATGAATTTAGATGATGAAAAATTACTATTACAATACAAAAAGCCGATTATTCTACACGTAATTGATTCATTAAAAAATTCAAATTATTTTTCTAAAATTATTGCAATAACTAGTCCAAACTCCCCTAAAACAAAAACACTATTAGAAGAAAATAATATTGAAATTTTTGATACTTCTGGAATAGGATATGTAGAAGATCTAAATTCTGTATTACAGAAATTCAATGATTCAATTTTAGTTGCATCTGGTGATATGCCTTTATTGGATAATGAAATTATTCAAACAATTGTAAACCACTATGACTCTCAAAAAACCTGGACAAGTATTCTTGTCACCGATAGACTGCTAACGTCTATTGGAATTAAGTCTGATTATTCTATTATTCATAATCAACAAAAATGTCATTTTACAGGAATTTCATTAATTAATTCCCAAAAAATTAACTCACTTGAAAATGTAGAAGAAAATTATGTTGTAATTGATGATAAGAGAATTGCACTTAATCTAAATACTAAACAAGATTATGATTTACTCAGCACTACCTGA
- a CDS encoding pyridoxal phosphate-dependent aminotransferase — protein sequence MKIRTKTSITEHHPISHGGRFSGGNRHIDVLDFSSNTSPAGMPSSVKSAMKKRLDEMGHYPDTDSINLLSSLKKYTRLSDSHIVVGNGAIEILYNFCNTFLSKKRVLIPTPTFSEYESASKLADCKFTFFKTMDLSKNLDSFILQIPTNGCVFVCNPNNPTGTILPKKQLIKIISSAKNKSCLVFVDECFIELVPESNQSIINLVKKYDNLFVLRSLTKSYGLAGIRIGYGIGSKTIIEILKK from the coding sequence GTGAAAATTCGGACAAAAACAAGCATTACTGAACATCACCCAATATCTCATGGAGGTAGATTTTCTGGAGGAAATCGCCATATTGATGTCTTAGATTTTAGCTCAAATACTAGTCCTGCCGGTATGCCCTCTTCTGTAAAATCTGCTATGAAAAAAAGACTGGATGAAATGGGACATTACCCTGATACAGATTCCATCAATTTACTCTCTAGCCTCAAAAAATACACTAGATTATCAGACTCTCACATAGTTGTTGGCAATGGCGCAATTGAGATACTCTATAATTTTTGCAATACCTTTTTGTCTAAAAAACGTGTTTTAATTCCAACTCCGACTTTTAGTGAATACGAATCTGCATCAAAACTTGCTGATTGTAAATTTACTTTTTTTAAAACAATGGATCTTTCTAAAAACCTAGATTCATTTATTTTACAAATCCCTACTAATGGATGTGTCTTTGTATGCAATCCAAATAATCCTACTGGAACTATACTACCAAAAAAACAATTAATAAAAATAATTTCATCTGCAAAAAATAAATCTTGTCTTGTGTTTGTTGATGAATGCTTTATTGAATTAGTTCCTGAATCAAATCAATCTATAATAAATTTAGTAAAAAAATATGATAATCTCTTTGTTCTAAGATCACTAACAAAATCATATGGATTGGCAGGAATTAGAATTGGATATGGTATAGGTTCGAAAACAATTATTGAAATTCTAAAAAAATAA
- a CDS encoding cobalamin biosynthesis protein: protein MILESLIVVGFALILDLVFGDPKNKYHPTAWIGELVAKLTPLGQNPNQKIERLGGIFVVSIPIGITVTLLLILDFGISFLTTDWITLIVSVLIGILLLKTTIAIKGMEHYAMAVVESLEMDNLDSARTNLSMIVKRKTSNLDKNHIISGVLESVSENTVDGITGPLFYYAIFGLPGAFVYRIINTADSMIGYKTDIFKNLGWFAATCDTVLNYIPSRLTGFVMIISAAVLQHNWKASYKIMIRDGKKTESPNAGYPMAALAGALGTKFEKINHYKLGNGEITLTKEHVISAISMMKLTSILFFGIVIIPIISVLTLIGWWIHA from the coding sequence ATGATTTTAGAATCTTTGATAGTTGTAGGATTTGCATTGATACTTGATCTCGTATTTGGTGATCCCAAGAATAAATATCATCCAACTGCTTGGATAGGTGAACTTGTTGCCAAATTAACCCCACTTGGACAAAATCCAAATCAAAAAATTGAAAGACTAGGTGGAATATTTGTAGTTAGTATTCCTATAGGAATTACTGTTACATTACTATTGATATTAGATTTTGGTATTTCATTTCTTACAACTGATTGGATAACGTTGATAGTTTCAGTTTTGATTGGTATCTTGCTACTAAAGACTACTATTGCAATAAAAGGGATGGAACACTATGCAATGGCCGTAGTTGAATCTCTTGAGATGGATAATCTAGATTCTGCCAGAACAAATCTCTCTATGATTGTTAAACGAAAAACTTCCAATTTAGATAAAAATCACATAATTTCAGGCGTACTTGAAAGCGTAAGTGAAAATACAGTAGATGGGATTACTGGTCCTCTGTTTTATTATGCAATTTTTGGACTTCCTGGAGCATTTGTGTATAGAATAATTAATACTGCTGACTCTATGATAGGATATAAAACAGATATTTTCAAAAATTTGGGCTGGTTTGCAGCTACATGTGATACTGTATTAAATTACATTCCATCAAGACTTACTGGATTTGTAATGATCATTTCGGCTGCTGTTTTACAACATAATTGGAAAGCGTCTTACAAGATAATGATTCGTGATGGGAAAAAAACCGAGAGCCCTAATGCAGGATATCCTATGGCTGCATTAGCAGGAGCACTTGGTACAAAATTTGAAAAAATAAATCATTACAAATTAGGTAATGGGGAAATTACTCTCACAAAAGAACATGTTATCTCTGCAATATCTATGATGAAATTAACTTCAATTCTTTTCTTTGGAATTGTAATTATTCCAATCATTTCTGTTTTAACATTAATTGGATGGTGGATTCATGCTTAA
- a CDS encoding cobyric acid synthase translates to MKSLMIQGTSSGAGKTTLVAALCRIFEQKGYLVAPFKSQNMSNFGYATPDFEISRAQAIQAIAARCPIEPDLNPIMLKPLGNYYSAVYLNGKYYMKMHAKDYYAKFVKSKGIKAATTSLSKLQKNYELVILEGAGSPAEINLQKYDIANMQIAQKANASVLLVSDIDKGGSFASLIGTMDLIEKKYQKLVKGFILNKFRGDIDVLKPGFRKIKQLTKIPVIGTIPMMKMNLPEEDSLNAKAKQIAWTKNNISKIDKELDKLAKVVKNNLDIKVIERMIK, encoded by the coding sequence ATGAAGTCTTTAATGATTCAGGGTACATCATCAGGTGCTGGAAAAACAACATTGGTTGCAGCACTGTGTAGGATCTTTGAACAAAAAGGATACCTTGTGGCTCCGTTCAAATCTCAAAACATGTCGAATTTTGGTTATGCCACGCCTGATTTTGAGATTTCTCGTGCCCAAGCAATCCAAGCCATTGCTGCAAGATGCCCAATCGAGCCTGATTTGAACCCAATTATGCTTAAACCACTGGGAAATTACTATAGTGCAGTCTACCTTAATGGAAAATATTACATGAAAATGCATGCAAAAGATTACTATGCAAAATTTGTAAAATCAAAAGGCATCAAAGCAGCTACTACTTCATTATCAAAACTGCAAAAAAATTATGAGCTAGTAATTTTAGAAGGTGCAGGTTCTCCCGCTGAAATCAACTTACAAAAATATGACATTGCAAATATGCAAATTGCTCAAAAAGCAAATGCATCTGTGTTATTGGTTTCAGATATTGATAAAGGTGGATCATTTGCAAGTTTGATAGGGACCATGGACTTAATTGAAAAAAAATATCAAAAATTGGTAAAGGGATTCATATTAAATAAATTCAGAGGAGACATTGATGTTCTAAAGCCAGGTTTTAGAAAAATAAAACAGCTTACCAAAATTCCTGTAATTGGAACCATTCCTATGATGAAAATGAATCTACCTGAAGAAGATTCACTTAATGCTAAAGCAAAACAAATTGCATGGACCAAAAACAATATTTCAAAAATTGATAAAGAATTAGATAAACTTGCAAAAGTTGTAAAAAATAACTTAGATATCAAAGTAATTGAGAGGATGATAAAATGA
- a CDS encoding 50S ribosomal protein L44e, whose protein sequence is MNIPKVIRKYCAKCKTHTEQKVSIYKAGKRRGSARGERRHAERKHGYGGQKFPKLAKPAKVTKKVTPIMTCTVCKKKYNKLGVRIKKFELVAA, encoded by the coding sequence ATGAACATACCAAAGGTGATCCGCAAGTATTGTGCAAAATGTAAGACACATACTGAACAAAAGGTCTCCATTTACAAGGCTGGAAAAAGGCGTGGTTCTGCAAGGGGTGAACGAAGACATGCTGAACGTAAACATGGTTATGGTGGACAAAAATTCCCAAAATTAGCAAAACCAGCCAAAGTAACAAAAAAAGTTACTCCAATTATGACATGTACCGTGTGTAAAAAGAAATACAATAAACTAGGGGTTAGAATTAAGAAATTTGAGTTGGTGGCAGCATGA
- the cyoE gene encoding heme o synthase → MLQKQKSESRVAVYYELTKPKIWYLLVFTAFGAALTASNIYGIEIAPSTWALMLFSVAAGSAAANTLTNYHDRDIDAIMERTKGRPLPSKRIYPAVKARNFGLALAGISLVLAFGISFTTTLEQGTWATAFIAFGLLNNVLVYSYALKRNSRTNIILGGLCGGSPPMIGWVAVTMSDLWTMGLAMAGLVFIWIPMHIWALTLHFKDDYNKVNVPMLTAVQSEKTSARAIAGSTVVMVLFSIAPFFITTQSGEEMVGGVYLWTAIASGALMIALSIWVIVKPMEKASWTLFKFSSPYLAVLFIALMVDSAL, encoded by the coding sequence ATGTTGCAGAAACAAAAGTCAGAATCCAGGGTTGCAGTATACTATGAGTTAACAAAGCCCAAAATTTGGTACTTGTTGGTATTTACTGCATTTGGAGCTGCTTTAACAGCATCTAATATTTACGGGATTGAAATTGCCCCATCAACATGGGCACTAATGTTATTTTCAGTTGCTGCAGGTTCTGCTGCAGCTAATACTTTGACAAATTATCACGATAGAGATATCGATGCAATTATGGAAAGAACAAAAGGTAGACCACTTCCATCAAAAAGGATTTATCCTGCAGTCAAAGCACGAAATTTTGGATTAGCATTAGCTGGAATTTCACTGGTATTAGCATTTGGAATTTCATTTACAACCACATTAGAACAAGGAACATGGGCAACTGCATTCATAGCATTTGGATTACTAAACAATGTTCTTGTTTACTCTTATGCATTAAAACGAAATTCAAGGACTAACATAATTTTAGGAGGATTATGTGGTGGTTCACCACCAATGATTGGATGGGTTGCAGTAACAATGTCAGACTTGTGGACTATGGGACTTGCAATGGCAGGATTAGTTTTCATTTGGATTCCAATGCATATTTGGGCACTAACATTACATTTCAAAGATGATTACAATAAAGTAAATGTTCCAATGCTGACAGCAGTACAATCAGAAAAAACATCTGCAAGAGCAATAGCTGGATCAACAGTAGTTATGGTATTATTTTCAATTGCACCATTTTTCATAACCACTCAAAGTGGAGAGGAGATGGTAGGAGGAGTTTATCTATGGACTGCAATTGCATCAGGTGCTTTGATGATTGCATTATCAATATGGGTAATTGTAAAACCTATGGAAAAGGCATCATGGACTTTGTTTAAATTTTCTAGTCCATATTTGGCAGTATTGTTTATTGCATTAATGGTTGATTCTGCATTATAA
- the thsB gene encoding thermosome subunit beta encodes MASIQQGPNGPVLVLKESALQQKGKDAQQNNIAAAKLVAELVKTSLGPRGLDKMLVDSLGDVTITNDGATILKEIDVQHPAAKMMVEISKTVDNEVGDGTTSSVVFGGTLLAKAEELLKKDVHSSTIVDGYQIAAEKTLEIYSELSKKIKPDDKESLIKIATTSMQSKLISEDSGILSKVVVDAILSIVTKKGEDYFVDLENIKVEKKAGASIQDTQIVKGIVLDKEIVHSGMPTKIDGAHIALLNSALEIEKTEMSSEIRISDPTQMQMFLEEENRMLKTMVDKLHDIGVNVLICQKGIDDIAQHYLAKNGIMAVRRVKESDMIKLAKATGGRVITNLDDLSEKDLGSANLVHQKKVESDKWVFIEGCKNPQSVTMLIRGGSQRVIDEVDRSIHDSLMVVKDVIEKPEIVAGGGAPEAYAASQLKDWADNFDGREQLAIKKYAEALEVIPLTIAENAGMDPIDTMANLRAKQNQGRKWTGIDARNTKIADMLSIDVVEPVAVKEQIIKSATEAACMILRIDDVIAVSGGPGGTGGGMPPMG; translated from the coding sequence ATGGCATCAATTCAACAAGGACCAAATGGACCTGTTTTAGTACTCAAAGAGAGTGCGTTACAACAAAAAGGTAAAGACGCTCAACAAAATAACATTGCAGCAGCAAAATTAGTTGCAGAATTAGTAAAAACCAGTCTCGGACCAAGAGGTCTTGATAAAATGTTAGTTGATTCTTTAGGTGACGTTACTATTACGAACGATGGAGCAACAATTCTCAAAGAAATTGATGTCCAACATCCAGCAGCCAAAATGATGGTTGAGATTTCTAAAACTGTAGATAATGAAGTTGGGGATGGTACAACTTCTTCTGTAGTTTTTGGAGGTACACTATTAGCAAAAGCAGAAGAGCTTCTCAAAAAGGATGTTCATTCTTCTACAATTGTTGATGGCTATCAAATTGCAGCAGAAAAAACTCTTGAAATTTACTCTGAATTATCAAAGAAAATCAAACCTGATGATAAAGAATCACTCATAAAAATCGCTACAACAAGTATGCAATCAAAATTAATCTCAGAAGATAGTGGCATATTGTCAAAAGTTGTGGTTGATGCTATTCTTAGTATTGTTACTAAGAAGGGCGAAGACTATTTTGTTGACCTTGAAAATATCAAGGTTGAAAAGAAAGCTGGTGCATCAATCCAAGATACTCAAATTGTTAAAGGAATTGTTTTAGATAAAGAAATTGTTCATAGTGGAATGCCTACAAAAATAGATGGAGCCCATATTGCTTTGCTTAATTCAGCACTTGAAATTGAAAAAACTGAAATGAGTTCTGAAATAAGAATTTCAGATCCAACTCAAATGCAGATGTTCTTAGAAGAAGAAAATAGAATGCTAAAGACAATGGTTGATAAATTACATGATATTGGAGTCAATGTCCTAATCTGCCAAAAAGGAATTGATGATATTGCACAACACTATCTTGCAAAAAATGGAATCATGGCAGTACGTCGTGTAAAAGAAAGTGATATGATTAAACTAGCAAAGGCTACTGGAGGTCGCGTAATTACTAACCTAGATGATCTATCTGAAAAAGATCTTGGTTCTGCTAATTTAGTTCACCAAAAGAAAGTTGAATCTGATAAATGGGTATTCATTGAAGGATGTAAAAATCCACAATCCGTTACAATGTTAATTCGTGGTGGCTCTCAGAGAGTAATTGATGAAGTTGACCGTTCCATTCATGACTCCCTTATGGTAGTAAAAGATGTAATTGAAAAGCCTGAAATTGTTGCAGGTGGAGGTGCGCCAGAAGCTTATGCAGCCTCACAACTCAAAGATTGGGCTGATAATTTTGATGGACGAGAACAACTTGCAATTAAGAAATATGCTGAAGCATTAGAGGTAATTCCATTAACAATTGCAGAAAATGCAGGAATGGATCCAATTGATACCATGGCAAATCTACGAGCAAAACAAAATCAAGGTCGTAAATGGACTGGTATTGATGCTAGAAATACAAAGATTGCAGACATGCTTTCAATTGATGTTGTAGAACCTGTTGCTGTTAAAGAACAAATTATTAAATCTGCGACAGAAGCTGCATGTATGATTCTTAGAATTGATGATGTAATTGCTGTCTCTGGTGGTCCAGGTGGTACCGGCGGTGGCATGCCTCCAATGGGATAA